AACTGCTTTTGGTAAAGCGTCAACACCTATACCAAGGGTTGACAACGGTTTTGGAATTTCAAAAAATCCAGATTTTGCTCTGCTATAATAACTACCTCCTGCTCTAGATACTAAATCTAATTTATTTTGGTCAATTGCACCATTTTCATCCAAGACATCTTCAGACACATGCATTTTAACCACTTCACAAATAATTAAATTACCTGCTCCAGCGTTTTCACCAAGATGCACGATTTGATTAACTTTACATTCCATTTGTACAGGACTTTCTGCTACCCTAAATGGTTTTACCACATCTGATTTTAACATAGTCAGACCTGCTTTTTCAAATTCGTTTATACCTTCAGGATACTCTGTACTACTTAAAGACATTTGCTGTACAATATCGTAGTTGACCACATTAATTACAACCTCTTTAGTAGCTTCTGCATTAACCAATGTATGCTTAATAGTATTATCTCTAACACGTCTTGCTGGCGAAAAAATTAATATTGGTGGATTAGCACTAAACACATTAAAAAAACTAAAAGGTGATAAATTAGGTTTTCCGTCTGCATCTATTGTACTAGCAAAAGCTATTGGTCTAGGTGCAACAGCACTAAGTAAATAGCCATGTAATTTAGCTGTAGAGAATTCTTGTGGTGTAAATGATAACATAAAGGAGTATTGTTTACTACAAAAATACACAATCTGACGGTCAACTAAAAGGCAATTAGTAACCAACCTCCACTATAATATTAACAGAATTGCATTATATTAACACCAAAAACTAACAATCATGTTTTTTACAAAACATCGTCAGCTTATACGCTGGATAATAATTATTGCTTCATTTGCTATTATCTCTT
The genomic region above belongs to Olleya sp. Hel_I_94 and contains:
- a CDS encoding flavin reductase family protein, encoding MLSFTPQEFSTAKLHGYLLSAVAPRPIAFASTIDADGKPNLSPFSFFNVFSANPPILIFSPARRVRDNTIKHTLVNAEATKEVVINVVNYDIVQQMSLSSTEYPEGINEFEKAGLTMLKSDVVKPFRVAESPVQMECKVNQIVHLGENAGAGNLIICEVVKMHVSEDVLDENGAIDQNKLDLVSRAGGSYYSRAKSGFFEIPKPLSTLGIGVDALPKAVRESAVLTGNDLGLLGNVENLPEENSIQAFKNQHNLSSLSTEQKHKKAKDFLSFSDVESAWKVLLS